The following proteins are encoded in a genomic region of Magnolia sinica isolate HGM2019 chromosome 1, MsV1, whole genome shotgun sequence:
- the LOC131244483 gene encoding small RNA 2'-O-methyltransferase isoform X3 produces MWNPGPVRVGGQLGIQPTTNKLTMQETWDELVARLSYLFTNEFLSTSHPLIGHFRVAVQREGDFYGFVPVSVIAAYDVKLNNLCKFINQKAETNPPLSIALILKAARLSSSICTSEGKLWIWKQNPLSPEIIHSDLKESIQIKAMRIPCSMEKPVETLTLNVSSKEYYLDVIAQKLGVGDCSQVIISRTVSKASSEMRLYFSAPKDLYLTSDSSLEVLSNMKETVNSQSLFNARAHYFSGQNIYGDALLATVGYTWKSTDLFHEDVSLATYYRMLICRVPDGNYKLSREAIVAAELPTAFTTRSNWRGSFPRELLCMFCRQHRLSEPIFSTEKINPSEPPLEISKNCQKLKLSESTSETEHANRGTGDANDGELRGQGTFKYEVRILSKEQDVIIECSSEDSYRRHSDAYQSVALKVLTWLNKYFKELDMPIEKLSCFGVDYGIRVNPQILSGVFALCPFVHNVQQTSVFRKCSSLGASVSAGDSNPKESVVPLFNIEGPDTGMSPSSGSLTCISYSISLVRGMEYIGEPLESKDEFEFEIGAGAINQQLETCVTQMSLDQSARFTTELPSRDLILGASGESAEALSLQTLQGCFLEYSVKVLRVTEPLEDRMEQALFSPPLSKQRVEYAVRLINESHATTLVDFGCGSGSLLDSLLEHPTALEKIVGVDISWKSLCRAAKILHSKLSMDSDPKVQSKRISSAILYDGSITDFDARLFGFDIGTCLEVIEHMEEDQASLFGDVVLSSFCPQILIVSTPNYEYNPILQRGTSPNKEDDLEEKTQSLPFKFRNHDHKFEWTREQFNSWASNLASRYNYSVEFDGVGGSPGVEPGFASQIAVFRKNTIQADCLRDGKAAGHYEVLWEWTSNTSRSAL; encoded by the exons ATGTGGAATCCTGGGCCTGTTCGGGTGGGTGGTCAG CTAGGTATCCAACCTACAACAAATAAACTTACCATGCAGGAAACATGGGATGAATTGGTTGCCCGTCTCTCTTATCTATTTACGAATGAG TTCCTTTCGACATCTCATCCGTTGATTGGTCACTTCAGAGTTGCAGTTCAGAGAGAGGGTGATTTTTATGGTTTCGTTCCTGTTTCTGTTATTGCTGCGTATGATGTTAAGCTTAATAATTTATGTAAATTTATCAACCAAAAGGCAGAAACAAATCCTCCCTTGAGTATAGCACTTATTTTAAAGGCTGCAAGACTGTCTAGTTCTATCTGCACTTCTGAAGGAAAACTTTGGATTTGGAAGCAGAATCCACTCTCTCCAGAGATCATACATTCAGATTTGAAGGAGAGCATCCAGATTAAAGCTATGCGTATTCCTTGCTCAATGGAGAAGCCTGTTGAAACCTTGACTCTTAATGTTTCCTCCAAAGAATATTACTTGGATGTCATTGCACAAAAGCTTGGTGTTGGGGATTGTTCTCAGGTGATCATTTCAAG GACTGTCAGCAAAGCTTCTTCTGAGATGAGATTATATTTTTCTGCTCCAAAGGATTTATATTTGACTTCTGATTCATCTTTGGAGGTGCTTTCCAATATGAAAGAAACTGTCAATTCCCAATCCTTATTCAATGCAAGGGCTCATTATTTCTCTGGTCAAAATATTTATGGAGATGCACTCTTGGCAACTGTTGGATATACATGGAAGTCTACGGATCTGTTTCATGAAGACGTATCTCTAGCTACCTATTACCG GATGCTTATTTGTAGAGTGCCTGATGGAAACTACAAGTTATCTAGAGAAGCAATAGTTGCTGCAGAGTTACCTACTGCATTCACTACACGGTCAAATTGGAGGGGCTCCTTCCCAAGGGAACTCCTCTGCATGTTCTGCCGTCAGCATCGATTATCAGAACCAATTTTCTCAACAGAAAAGATAAATCCTTCAGAACCTCCCCTGGAAATATCGAAAAATTGCCAAAAGTTGAAGTTATCGGAGTCAACTAGTGAAACCGAACATGCAAACAGAGGAACAGGTGATGCCAATGATGGGGAATTGAGGGGACAAGGCACTTTCAAATATGAAGTAAGAATATTATCAAAGGAACAGGATGTTATTATTGAATGTTCTAGCGAAGATTCTTATAGGAGACACAGTGATGCATATCAGAGTGTGGCTTTAAAAGTTCTCACATGGTTGAACAAATATTTTAAGGAATTAGATATGCCTATAGAGAAGCTCTCTTGTTTTGGAGTTGATTATGGTATCCGTGTTAACCCCCAAATTCTTTCTGGGGTGTTTGCATTGTGTCCATTTGTCCATAATGTTCAGCAGACAAGTGTTTTTAGGAAATGCAGTTCACTAGGAGCTTCAGTCTCTGCGGGTGATTCAAATCCAAAGGAAAGTGTAGTTCCTCTTTTTAACATTGAGGGTCCGGATACTGGCATGTCTCCATCCTCAGGATCATTAACATGCATAAGCTATTCGATTTCTTTGGTGAGGGGAATGGAATATATTGGAGAACCTCTTGAAAGCAAGGATGAGTTTGAGTTTGAGATAGGGGCTGGTGCTATAAATCAACAGCTTGAGACATGTGTAACTCAGATGTCTTTGGACCAATCTGCCCGTTTCACTACAGAACTACCTTCTAGAGACTTGATTCTGGGTGCATCTGGTGAATCTGCAGAGGCTCTTTCGCTTCAAACTTTAC AAGGCTGCTTCTTGGAGTACTCTGTGAAGGTTTTGCGGGTAACAGAACCCTTGGAAGACAGAATGGAGCAGGCTCTCTTCAGCCCTCCTCTATCGAAACAGCGCGTGGAGTACGCAGTGAGGCTCATCAATGAGTCTCATGCTACTACCTTG GTTGACTTCGGTTGTGGGTCTGGTAGCTTGTTGGATTCCTTATTGGAGCATCCAACTGCTTTGGAAAAGATTGTTGGTGTTGATATTTCATGGAAGAGTCTTTGCCGTGCAGCAAAG ATACTTCATTCAAAACTGAGCATGGATTCCGACCCTAAAGTGCAAAGTAAGAGAATCAGCTCTGCCATACTGTATGATGGGTCAATTACAGATTTTGATGCCCGGCTCTTTGGATTTGACATTGGGACTTGTTTAGAG GTAATTGAGCATATGGAAGAGGATCAAGCATCTTTATTCGGCGACGTTGTCCTGAGCTCCTTCTGCCCACAGATTCTCATCGTCTCGACACCCAACTACGAATACAACCCGATACTCCAGCGGGGCACTTCACCCAACAAAGAAGATGACCTGGAAGAGAAAACACAGTCTCTGCCATTCAAATTCCGCAACCATGACCACAAGTTTGAGTGGACCAGGGAGCAGTTCAACAGCTGGGCCTCTAACCTTGCCTCAAGGTACAATTACAGTGTCGAGTTTGATGGGGTCGGCGGGTCCCCCGGGGTGGAACCAGGTTTTGCCTCCCAGATCGCTGTATTCAGGAAGAACACGATCCAAGCCGACTGTTTGAGGGATGGAAAAGCAGCTGGCCATTATGAAGTCTTATGGGAATGGACTAGCAACACATCCAGATCTGCCCTCTGA
- the LOC131244483 gene encoding small RNA 2'-O-methyltransferase isoform X2 — protein sequence MEKRPKLCTCQTIESSSRAEGTTFFNRSNNMLGIQPTTNKLTMQETWDELVARLSYLFTNEFLSTSHPLIGHFRVAVQREGDFYGFVPVSVIAAYDVKLNNLCKFINQKAETNPPLSIALILKAARLSSSICTSEGKLWIWKQNPLSPEIIHSDLKESIQIKAMRIPCSMEKPVETLTLNVSSKEYYLDVIAQKLGVGDCSQVIISRTVSKASSEMRLYFSAPKDLYLTSDSSLEVLSNMKETVNSQSLFNARAHYFSGQNIYGDALLATVGYTWKSTDLFHEDVSLATYYRMLICRVPDGNYKLSREAIVAAELPTAFTTRSNWRGSFPRELLCMFCRQHRLSEPIFSTEKINPSEPPLEISKNCQKLKLSESTSETEHANRGTGDANDGELRGQGTFKYEVRILSKEQDVIIECSSEDSYRRHSDAYQSVALKVLTWLNKYFKELDMPIEKLSCFGVDYGIRVNPQILSGVFALCPFVHNVQQTSVFRKCSSLGASVSAGDSNPKESVVPLFNIEGPDTGMSPSSGSLTCISYSISLVRGMEYIGEPLESKDEFEFEIGAGAINQQLETCVTQMSLDQSARFTTELPSRDLILGASGESAEALSLQTLQGCFLEYSVKVLRVTEPLEDRMEQALFSPPLSKQRVEYAVRLINESHATTLVDFGCGSGSLLDSLLEHPTALEKIVGVDISWKSLCRAAKILHSKLSMDSDPKVQSKRISSAILYDGSITDFDARLFGFDIGTCLEVIEHMEEDQASLFGDVVLSSFCPQILIVSTPNYEYNPILQRGTSPNKEDDLEEKTQSLPFKFRNHDHKFEWTREQFNSWASNLASRYNYSVEFDGVGGSPGVEPGFASQIAVFRKNTIQADCLRDGKAAGHYEVLWEWTSNTSRSAL from the exons ATGGAAAAGCGGCCCAAACTATGCACATGCCAAACCATCGAATCCTCTTCTCGAGCTGAGGGGACAACATTCTTCAATCGATCCAACAACATG CTAGGTATCCAACCTACAACAAATAAACTTACCATGCAGGAAACATGGGATGAATTGGTTGCCCGTCTCTCTTATCTATTTACGAATGAG TTCCTTTCGACATCTCATCCGTTGATTGGTCACTTCAGAGTTGCAGTTCAGAGAGAGGGTGATTTTTATGGTTTCGTTCCTGTTTCTGTTATTGCTGCGTATGATGTTAAGCTTAATAATTTATGTAAATTTATCAACCAAAAGGCAGAAACAAATCCTCCCTTGAGTATAGCACTTATTTTAAAGGCTGCAAGACTGTCTAGTTCTATCTGCACTTCTGAAGGAAAACTTTGGATTTGGAAGCAGAATCCACTCTCTCCAGAGATCATACATTCAGATTTGAAGGAGAGCATCCAGATTAAAGCTATGCGTATTCCTTGCTCAATGGAGAAGCCTGTTGAAACCTTGACTCTTAATGTTTCCTCCAAAGAATATTACTTGGATGTCATTGCACAAAAGCTTGGTGTTGGGGATTGTTCTCAGGTGATCATTTCAAG GACTGTCAGCAAAGCTTCTTCTGAGATGAGATTATATTTTTCTGCTCCAAAGGATTTATATTTGACTTCTGATTCATCTTTGGAGGTGCTTTCCAATATGAAAGAAACTGTCAATTCCCAATCCTTATTCAATGCAAGGGCTCATTATTTCTCTGGTCAAAATATTTATGGAGATGCACTCTTGGCAACTGTTGGATATACATGGAAGTCTACGGATCTGTTTCATGAAGACGTATCTCTAGCTACCTATTACCG GATGCTTATTTGTAGAGTGCCTGATGGAAACTACAAGTTATCTAGAGAAGCAATAGTTGCTGCAGAGTTACCTACTGCATTCACTACACGGTCAAATTGGAGGGGCTCCTTCCCAAGGGAACTCCTCTGCATGTTCTGCCGTCAGCATCGATTATCAGAACCAATTTTCTCAACAGAAAAGATAAATCCTTCAGAACCTCCCCTGGAAATATCGAAAAATTGCCAAAAGTTGAAGTTATCGGAGTCAACTAGTGAAACCGAACATGCAAACAGAGGAACAGGTGATGCCAATGATGGGGAATTGAGGGGACAAGGCACTTTCAAATATGAAGTAAGAATATTATCAAAGGAACAGGATGTTATTATTGAATGTTCTAGCGAAGATTCTTATAGGAGACACAGTGATGCATATCAGAGTGTGGCTTTAAAAGTTCTCACATGGTTGAACAAATATTTTAAGGAATTAGATATGCCTATAGAGAAGCTCTCTTGTTTTGGAGTTGATTATGGTATCCGTGTTAACCCCCAAATTCTTTCTGGGGTGTTTGCATTGTGTCCATTTGTCCATAATGTTCAGCAGACAAGTGTTTTTAGGAAATGCAGTTCACTAGGAGCTTCAGTCTCTGCGGGTGATTCAAATCCAAAGGAAAGTGTAGTTCCTCTTTTTAACATTGAGGGTCCGGATACTGGCATGTCTCCATCCTCAGGATCATTAACATGCATAAGCTATTCGATTTCTTTGGTGAGGGGAATGGAATATATTGGAGAACCTCTTGAAAGCAAGGATGAGTTTGAGTTTGAGATAGGGGCTGGTGCTATAAATCAACAGCTTGAGACATGTGTAACTCAGATGTCTTTGGACCAATCTGCCCGTTTCACTACAGAACTACCTTCTAGAGACTTGATTCTGGGTGCATCTGGTGAATCTGCAGAGGCTCTTTCGCTTCAAACTTTAC AAGGCTGCTTCTTGGAGTACTCTGTGAAGGTTTTGCGGGTAACAGAACCCTTGGAAGACAGAATGGAGCAGGCTCTCTTCAGCCCTCCTCTATCGAAACAGCGCGTGGAGTACGCAGTGAGGCTCATCAATGAGTCTCATGCTACTACCTTG GTTGACTTCGGTTGTGGGTCTGGTAGCTTGTTGGATTCCTTATTGGAGCATCCAACTGCTTTGGAAAAGATTGTTGGTGTTGATATTTCATGGAAGAGTCTTTGCCGTGCAGCAAAG ATACTTCATTCAAAACTGAGCATGGATTCCGACCCTAAAGTGCAAAGTAAGAGAATCAGCTCTGCCATACTGTATGATGGGTCAATTACAGATTTTGATGCCCGGCTCTTTGGATTTGACATTGGGACTTGTTTAGAG GTAATTGAGCATATGGAAGAGGATCAAGCATCTTTATTCGGCGACGTTGTCCTGAGCTCCTTCTGCCCACAGATTCTCATCGTCTCGACACCCAACTACGAATACAACCCGATACTCCAGCGGGGCACTTCACCCAACAAAGAAGATGACCTGGAAGAGAAAACACAGTCTCTGCCATTCAAATTCCGCAACCATGACCACAAGTTTGAGTGGACCAGGGAGCAGTTCAACAGCTGGGCCTCTAACCTTGCCTCAAGGTACAATTACAGTGTCGAGTTTGATGGGGTCGGCGGGTCCCCCGGGGTGGAACCAGGTTTTGCCTCCCAGATCGCTGTATTCAGGAAGAACACGATCCAAGCCGACTGTTTGAGGGATGGAAAAGCAGCTGGCCATTATGAAGTCTTATGGGAATGGACTAGCAACACATCCAGATCTGCCCTCTGA
- the LOC131244483 gene encoding small RNA 2'-O-methyltransferase isoform X4, with amino-acid sequence MQETWDELVARLSYLFTNEFLSTSHPLIGHFRVAVQREGDFYGFVPVSVIAAYDVKLNNLCKFINQKAETNPPLSIALILKAARLSSSICTSEGKLWIWKQNPLSPEIIHSDLKESIQIKAMRIPCSMEKPVETLTLNVSSKEYYLDVIAQKLGVGDCSQVIISRTVSKASSEMRLYFSAPKDLYLTSDSSLEVLSNMKETVNSQSLFNARAHYFSGQNIYGDALLATVGYTWKSTDLFHEDVSLATYYRMLICRVPDGNYKLSREAIVAAELPTAFTTRSNWRGSFPRELLCMFCRQHRLSEPIFSTEKINPSEPPLEISKNCQKLKLSESTSETEHANRGTGDANDGELRGQGTFKYEVRILSKEQDVIIECSSEDSYRRHSDAYQSVALKVLTWLNKYFKELDMPIEKLSCFGVDYGIRVNPQILSGVFALCPFVHNVQQTSVFRKCSSLGASVSAGDSNPKESVVPLFNIEGPDTGMSPSSGSLTCISYSISLVRGMEYIGEPLESKDEFEFEIGAGAINQQLETCVTQMSLDQSARFTTELPSRDLILGASGESAEALSLQTLQGCFLEYSVKVLRVTEPLEDRMEQALFSPPLSKQRVEYAVRLINESHATTLVDFGCGSGSLLDSLLEHPTALEKIVGVDISWKSLCRAAKILHSKLSMDSDPKVQSKRISSAILYDGSITDFDARLFGFDIGTCLEVIEHMEEDQASLFGDVVLSSFCPQILIVSTPNYEYNPILQRGTSPNKEDDLEEKTQSLPFKFRNHDHKFEWTREQFNSWASNLASRYNYSVEFDGVGGSPGVEPGFASQIAVFRKNTIQADCLRDGKAAGHYEVLWEWTSNTSRSAL; translated from the exons ATGCAGGAAACATGGGATGAATTGGTTGCCCGTCTCTCTTATCTATTTACGAATGAG TTCCTTTCGACATCTCATCCGTTGATTGGTCACTTCAGAGTTGCAGTTCAGAGAGAGGGTGATTTTTATGGTTTCGTTCCTGTTTCTGTTATTGCTGCGTATGATGTTAAGCTTAATAATTTATGTAAATTTATCAACCAAAAGGCAGAAACAAATCCTCCCTTGAGTATAGCACTTATTTTAAAGGCTGCAAGACTGTCTAGTTCTATCTGCACTTCTGAAGGAAAACTTTGGATTTGGAAGCAGAATCCACTCTCTCCAGAGATCATACATTCAGATTTGAAGGAGAGCATCCAGATTAAAGCTATGCGTATTCCTTGCTCAATGGAGAAGCCTGTTGAAACCTTGACTCTTAATGTTTCCTCCAAAGAATATTACTTGGATGTCATTGCACAAAAGCTTGGTGTTGGGGATTGTTCTCAGGTGATCATTTCAAG GACTGTCAGCAAAGCTTCTTCTGAGATGAGATTATATTTTTCTGCTCCAAAGGATTTATATTTGACTTCTGATTCATCTTTGGAGGTGCTTTCCAATATGAAAGAAACTGTCAATTCCCAATCCTTATTCAATGCAAGGGCTCATTATTTCTCTGGTCAAAATATTTATGGAGATGCACTCTTGGCAACTGTTGGATATACATGGAAGTCTACGGATCTGTTTCATGAAGACGTATCTCTAGCTACCTATTACCG GATGCTTATTTGTAGAGTGCCTGATGGAAACTACAAGTTATCTAGAGAAGCAATAGTTGCTGCAGAGTTACCTACTGCATTCACTACACGGTCAAATTGGAGGGGCTCCTTCCCAAGGGAACTCCTCTGCATGTTCTGCCGTCAGCATCGATTATCAGAACCAATTTTCTCAACAGAAAAGATAAATCCTTCAGAACCTCCCCTGGAAATATCGAAAAATTGCCAAAAGTTGAAGTTATCGGAGTCAACTAGTGAAACCGAACATGCAAACAGAGGAACAGGTGATGCCAATGATGGGGAATTGAGGGGACAAGGCACTTTCAAATATGAAGTAAGAATATTATCAAAGGAACAGGATGTTATTATTGAATGTTCTAGCGAAGATTCTTATAGGAGACACAGTGATGCATATCAGAGTGTGGCTTTAAAAGTTCTCACATGGTTGAACAAATATTTTAAGGAATTAGATATGCCTATAGAGAAGCTCTCTTGTTTTGGAGTTGATTATGGTATCCGTGTTAACCCCCAAATTCTTTCTGGGGTGTTTGCATTGTGTCCATTTGTCCATAATGTTCAGCAGACAAGTGTTTTTAGGAAATGCAGTTCACTAGGAGCTTCAGTCTCTGCGGGTGATTCAAATCCAAAGGAAAGTGTAGTTCCTCTTTTTAACATTGAGGGTCCGGATACTGGCATGTCTCCATCCTCAGGATCATTAACATGCATAAGCTATTCGATTTCTTTGGTGAGGGGAATGGAATATATTGGAGAACCTCTTGAAAGCAAGGATGAGTTTGAGTTTGAGATAGGGGCTGGTGCTATAAATCAACAGCTTGAGACATGTGTAACTCAGATGTCTTTGGACCAATCTGCCCGTTTCACTACAGAACTACCTTCTAGAGACTTGATTCTGGGTGCATCTGGTGAATCTGCAGAGGCTCTTTCGCTTCAAACTTTAC AAGGCTGCTTCTTGGAGTACTCTGTGAAGGTTTTGCGGGTAACAGAACCCTTGGAAGACAGAATGGAGCAGGCTCTCTTCAGCCCTCCTCTATCGAAACAGCGCGTGGAGTACGCAGTGAGGCTCATCAATGAGTCTCATGCTACTACCTTG GTTGACTTCGGTTGTGGGTCTGGTAGCTTGTTGGATTCCTTATTGGAGCATCCAACTGCTTTGGAAAAGATTGTTGGTGTTGATATTTCATGGAAGAGTCTTTGCCGTGCAGCAAAG ATACTTCATTCAAAACTGAGCATGGATTCCGACCCTAAAGTGCAAAGTAAGAGAATCAGCTCTGCCATACTGTATGATGGGTCAATTACAGATTTTGATGCCCGGCTCTTTGGATTTGACATTGGGACTTGTTTAGAG GTAATTGAGCATATGGAAGAGGATCAAGCATCTTTATTCGGCGACGTTGTCCTGAGCTCCTTCTGCCCACAGATTCTCATCGTCTCGACACCCAACTACGAATACAACCCGATACTCCAGCGGGGCACTTCACCCAACAAAGAAGATGACCTGGAAGAGAAAACACAGTCTCTGCCATTCAAATTCCGCAACCATGACCACAAGTTTGAGTGGACCAGGGAGCAGTTCAACAGCTGGGCCTCTAACCTTGCCTCAAGGTACAATTACAGTGTCGAGTTTGATGGGGTCGGCGGGTCCCCCGGGGTGGAACCAGGTTTTGCCTCCCAGATCGCTGTATTCAGGAAGAACACGATCCAAGCCGACTGTTTGAGGGATGGAAAAGCAGCTGGCCATTATGAAGTCTTATGGGAATGGACTAGCAACACATCCAGATCTGCCCTCTGA
- the LOC131244483 gene encoding small RNA 2'-O-methyltransferase isoform X1, which yields MEIGETQPPVAKRATLTPKALIHQKYGDKACYKIEEVQEAVQNGCPGLAIRQQCRSLFRCFLELPEFSVTSETFSKKKDAEQSAAKMALEKLGIQPTTNKLTMQETWDELVARLSYLFTNEFLSTSHPLIGHFRVAVQREGDFYGFVPVSVIAAYDVKLNNLCKFINQKAETNPPLSIALILKAARLSSSICTSEGKLWIWKQNPLSPEIIHSDLKESIQIKAMRIPCSMEKPVETLTLNVSSKEYYLDVIAQKLGVGDCSQVIISRTVSKASSEMRLYFSAPKDLYLTSDSSLEVLSNMKETVNSQSLFNARAHYFSGQNIYGDALLATVGYTWKSTDLFHEDVSLATYYRMLICRVPDGNYKLSREAIVAAELPTAFTTRSNWRGSFPRELLCMFCRQHRLSEPIFSTEKINPSEPPLEISKNCQKLKLSESTSETEHANRGTGDANDGELRGQGTFKYEVRILSKEQDVIIECSSEDSYRRHSDAYQSVALKVLTWLNKYFKELDMPIEKLSCFGVDYGIRVNPQILSGVFALCPFVHNVQQTSVFRKCSSLGASVSAGDSNPKESVVPLFNIEGPDTGMSPSSGSLTCISYSISLVRGMEYIGEPLESKDEFEFEIGAGAINQQLETCVTQMSLDQSARFTTELPSRDLILGASGESAEALSLQTLQGCFLEYSVKVLRVTEPLEDRMEQALFSPPLSKQRVEYAVRLINESHATTLVDFGCGSGSLLDSLLEHPTALEKIVGVDISWKSLCRAAKILHSKLSMDSDPKVQSKRISSAILYDGSITDFDARLFGFDIGTCLEVIEHMEEDQASLFGDVVLSSFCPQILIVSTPNYEYNPILQRGTSPNKEDDLEEKTQSLPFKFRNHDHKFEWTREQFNSWASNLASRYNYSVEFDGVGGSPGVEPGFASQIAVFRKNTIQADCLRDGKAAGHYEVLWEWTSNTSRSAL from the exons ATGGAAATTGGAGAAACTCAGCCCCCTGTAGCAAAAAGGGCTACACTTACTCCAAAGGCACTTATACACCAGAAATATGGTGACAAGGCATGTTATAAGATAGAAGAGGTCCAGGAGGCTGTCCAAAATGGCTGCCCTGGATTGGCTATCCGTCAACAGTGCCGGTCTTTGTTTCGCTGCTTTTTGGAGCTTCCTGAATTTTCGGTTACTTCGGAGACCTTCTCCAAAAAAAAGGATGCAGAGCAGTCTGCTGCAAAGATGGCTCTGGAAAAG CTAGGTATCCAACCTACAACAAATAAACTTACCATGCAGGAAACATGGGATGAATTGGTTGCCCGTCTCTCTTATCTATTTACGAATGAG TTCCTTTCGACATCTCATCCGTTGATTGGTCACTTCAGAGTTGCAGTTCAGAGAGAGGGTGATTTTTATGGTTTCGTTCCTGTTTCTGTTATTGCTGCGTATGATGTTAAGCTTAATAATTTATGTAAATTTATCAACCAAAAGGCAGAAACAAATCCTCCCTTGAGTATAGCACTTATTTTAAAGGCTGCAAGACTGTCTAGTTCTATCTGCACTTCTGAAGGAAAACTTTGGATTTGGAAGCAGAATCCACTCTCTCCAGAGATCATACATTCAGATTTGAAGGAGAGCATCCAGATTAAAGCTATGCGTATTCCTTGCTCAATGGAGAAGCCTGTTGAAACCTTGACTCTTAATGTTTCCTCCAAAGAATATTACTTGGATGTCATTGCACAAAAGCTTGGTGTTGGGGATTGTTCTCAGGTGATCATTTCAAG GACTGTCAGCAAAGCTTCTTCTGAGATGAGATTATATTTTTCTGCTCCAAAGGATTTATATTTGACTTCTGATTCATCTTTGGAGGTGCTTTCCAATATGAAAGAAACTGTCAATTCCCAATCCTTATTCAATGCAAGGGCTCATTATTTCTCTGGTCAAAATATTTATGGAGATGCACTCTTGGCAACTGTTGGATATACATGGAAGTCTACGGATCTGTTTCATGAAGACGTATCTCTAGCTACCTATTACCG GATGCTTATTTGTAGAGTGCCTGATGGAAACTACAAGTTATCTAGAGAAGCAATAGTTGCTGCAGAGTTACCTACTGCATTCACTACACGGTCAAATTGGAGGGGCTCCTTCCCAAGGGAACTCCTCTGCATGTTCTGCCGTCAGCATCGATTATCAGAACCAATTTTCTCAACAGAAAAGATAAATCCTTCAGAACCTCCCCTGGAAATATCGAAAAATTGCCAAAAGTTGAAGTTATCGGAGTCAACTAGTGAAACCGAACATGCAAACAGAGGAACAGGTGATGCCAATGATGGGGAATTGAGGGGACAAGGCACTTTCAAATATGAAGTAAGAATATTATCAAAGGAACAGGATGTTATTATTGAATGTTCTAGCGAAGATTCTTATAGGAGACACAGTGATGCATATCAGAGTGTGGCTTTAAAAGTTCTCACATGGTTGAACAAATATTTTAAGGAATTAGATATGCCTATAGAGAAGCTCTCTTGTTTTGGAGTTGATTATGGTATCCGTGTTAACCCCCAAATTCTTTCTGGGGTGTTTGCATTGTGTCCATTTGTCCATAATGTTCAGCAGACAAGTGTTTTTAGGAAATGCAGTTCACTAGGAGCTTCAGTCTCTGCGGGTGATTCAAATCCAAAGGAAAGTGTAGTTCCTCTTTTTAACATTGAGGGTCCGGATACTGGCATGTCTCCATCCTCAGGATCATTAACATGCATAAGCTATTCGATTTCTTTGGTGAGGGGAATGGAATATATTGGAGAACCTCTTGAAAGCAAGGATGAGTTTGAGTTTGAGATAGGGGCTGGTGCTATAAATCAACAGCTTGAGACATGTGTAACTCAGATGTCTTTGGACCAATCTGCCCGTTTCACTACAGAACTACCTTCTAGAGACTTGATTCTGGGTGCATCTGGTGAATCTGCAGAGGCTCTTTCGCTTCAAACTTTAC AAGGCTGCTTCTTGGAGTACTCTGTGAAGGTTTTGCGGGTAACAGAACCCTTGGAAGACAGAATGGAGCAGGCTCTCTTCAGCCCTCCTCTATCGAAACAGCGCGTGGAGTACGCAGTGAGGCTCATCAATGAGTCTCATGCTACTACCTTG GTTGACTTCGGTTGTGGGTCTGGTAGCTTGTTGGATTCCTTATTGGAGCATCCAACTGCTTTGGAAAAGATTGTTGGTGTTGATATTTCATGGAAGAGTCTTTGCCGTGCAGCAAAG ATACTTCATTCAAAACTGAGCATGGATTCCGACCCTAAAGTGCAAAGTAAGAGAATCAGCTCTGCCATACTGTATGATGGGTCAATTACAGATTTTGATGCCCGGCTCTTTGGATTTGACATTGGGACTTGTTTAGAG GTAATTGAGCATATGGAAGAGGATCAAGCATCTTTATTCGGCGACGTTGTCCTGAGCTCCTTCTGCCCACAGATTCTCATCGTCTCGACACCCAACTACGAATACAACCCGATACTCCAGCGGGGCACTTCACCCAACAAAGAAGATGACCTGGAAGAGAAAACACAGTCTCTGCCATTCAAATTCCGCAACCATGACCACAAGTTTGAGTGGACCAGGGAGCAGTTCAACAGCTGGGCCTCTAACCTTGCCTCAAGGTACAATTACAGTGTCGAGTTTGATGGGGTCGGCGGGTCCCCCGGGGTGGAACCAGGTTTTGCCTCCCAGATCGCTGTATTCAGGAAGAACACGATCCAAGCCGACTGTTTGAGGGATGGAAAAGCAGCTGGCCATTATGAAGTCTTATGGGAATGGACTAGCAACACATCCAGATCTGCCCTCTGA